From Solanum lycopersicum chromosome 4, SLM_r2.1:
tttcatgaaattaGTTGAGTTATCCAAGTTAACTCGTATACTATCACCGTCATATTAAATGAAAAGAACACATGCATGCatgaatgcaacaattaatctattTTGGCCTAAGTCATATACAACCCCCTAAACTTGTCCAcatatttcatttagacacctcaattcAACTGTATACCAATTGAACATTTATATTGTAAGATATTTTTACCTATTAAACATTTTGTGCTGACATGGCAGCATGTGTGTAGTACACACATGAAAAGAGCGTGAAAGGGCAtcatttaaccaaaaaaaataattttctttttttaaaaaaaaataaaataaaattagcatctcttcatcttcttctttgacTCAACCACCATTAGAACCACCTTCTCACCACCGTAATCACCGGTGTCCCACCATTAAAGTATATTCCTTTTTTTCTCGAGCTGTAATCATTCTTCTTCTCTATACCAccttgttttttaattaaatgtgCGTCACCATATCCACAGTGCtctttccctttattttttcggtcatcttcttctctttttttttcagacCATcatcttttttctccttttttatcAGTCATCAAACACCACCTcatttttctccaaatttatcatcgtaaatatctttttttatttttagcttttcatacaatcaattacaaattttaatttgttcattaGAAAACAATGCCACCaatcatctttttctttatgCCAAATCAACTCAAACATGAATTGAATCGaagcttaaaaataaaacattaattagATAAAAAGAAGTAGAAAAACTTAGGTGatttaagtgtttttttttgggaaaaaaagggaggaagaagatgaagttggggtggggtggggggaggGAGGAGCAGGTCTGAGCGGAGACAGGAACATACATACTttaggattttatttttttaattataattattttttagcataaaaaacaaatttaagacACGTGgcttcttttaattaattagtttgcCATGTCATGGCAAGTGCATCACACACACTTgacattttttgttgattatcaaAATGTGTCTAATAgaaaaatttttatataagtaaaaGTGTTCAATAGCTAAAAGGTTAAATTGAtgtgtctaaatgaataatgAGGACAACTTTAAGGGCCACAGATGACTTTGGCCATTTATTTTCATAACCAACCCTTCATTAATTAGTGTAGTAGTACTAATTATGATCATAATCTAACTGTAGTAGGGTGTCtgctctttttaaaattttctcttttatagAGATGAGTAGCTTCACTAGTTTAAATTGGAGGctaacttttaattattttcttcttttcataGACAAACTTctcatcatataaaaaaataaaaaatgagtagAATTGTTGCTCAAAATGTATCACCAGTAAGAGATTGCGTACCTCTTTATGATCGGAGACAAACGGTAGAAATGTCATCGCCGACGTTTGCTCAGTTGTTGAACAACGTCGGAGATGATGTCACCGGCGACGAAACTGGAGGTTCAGTTCACCAAATTCTGACAATGGAACTGCCTCTGCAGCAATCGATTCCATTTGTATTGTCATTCAGTAACCTCACATACAGCGTGAGAGTCCGccggaaaaatatttttccggCGATGTCCGGCCGCCGGAACCGGACAGATGAACCGCGGTGCACGAGGACGAAGGTGCTTTTGAATGATATATCAGGAGAGGCGCGTGACGGAGAACTACTCGCGGTGCTCGGCGCGTCTGGTTCGGGGAAATCGACCTTGATCGATGCTTTAGCTAATCGAATTTCGAAAGATAGCTTGAAAGGGGAGATGAAATTGAACGGCGAGCCATTGCATTCGAAGTTGCTGAAAGTGATATCGGCGTACGTAATGCAAGACGATCTCCTTTATCCGATGCTTACAGTTGAAGAAACTTTAATGTTCTCAGCAGAGTTTCGCCTTCCACGAACTCTATCGAAATCGAAGAagaagagtagagttcaagcaTTAATCGATCAATTAGGACTCCGAAACGCCGCCAAAACTATAATCGGCGATGAAGGCCACCGAGGAGTCTCCGGCGGTGAAAGACGGAGAGTTTCCATCGGAATCGACATCATCCATGATCCGATCATCTTATTCCTCGATGAACCTACCTCCGGTCTCGATTCCACCAGTGCTTTTATGATGGTTAAAGTTCTTCAACGAATCGCACAGAGCGGAAGTATTGTGATAATGTCGATTCATCAACCAAGTTATCGAATTCTCGGTTTACTTGATCGATTAATCTTCTTATCACGCGGACAGACTGTTTACAGTGGTTCACCGTTCAATTTGCCCCAATTTTTCGCTGATTTTGGTCATCCAATTCCAGAAAACGAGAATAAAACAGAGTTCGCGCTTGATTTAATCCGCGAACTCGAAGGTTCACCTAATGGAACAAGTAGTTTAGTTGAATTCAATCGAAAATGGAAAAATTCTTCAACAACATCGACAATATATGATCTATCACTAAAGGAAGCAATAAGTGCAAGCATTTCCAGAGGAAAGTTGGTTTCTGGTGCTGCTAATCCTACCTCTATGGTTCCTACTTTTGCAAATCCAATATGGATCGAAATGGCAGTACTGTCAAACCGATCATTCACAAACTCATGGCGTATGCCGGAGATTTTCGCTGTACGTTTTGGTGCAGTAATGGTCACGGGTTTCATCCTCGCCACCTTGTTCTGGCGGCTCGATGATTCCCCTAGAGGCGTAAGGGAACGGATTGGGTTTTTCGCGTTTGCCATGTCTACAACTTACTATACATGCGCGGAGGCATTGCCCGTTTTCATTCACGAGAGGTTCATTTTCATGAGGGAAACGGCTTACAATGCTTATCGGAGATCATCATATTGCCTCTCTCACGCTTTGGTTTCGATACCATCATTGATATTCCTCTCTCTATCGTTCGCAGCTCTGACTTTCTGGGCTGTTGGCCTAGACGGTGGAGCTTCGAGCTTTCTCTTCTATTTATCTGTCGTCCTTGCTTCCTTTTGGGCTGGTAACTCATTCGTCACGTTCCTCTCTTGTGTCATTCCTCATGTCATGATTGGATACGTAATCGTTGTAGCAATTTTCGCGTATTACCTTCTCTTCAGTGGTTTCTTCTTGAATCGCGATAGGATCCCGTCTTACTGGATATGGTTTCATTACATCTCGCTCGTGAAATACCCATATGAAGCAGTGTTGCAGAACGAATTCAAAGATCCCATGAAATGCTTCGTTCGTGGGATTCAATTGTTCGATAACAGCCCACTCGGGGATGTTCCGATTTCGTTGAAGGAGAAATTGTTGGACAGTATAAGCAATACGTTGAACGTAAGGATAACAAGTTCGACATGTGTGGTGACTGGTGCAGATATATTGGTGCAACAAGGGATAACTCAACTGAACAAATGGAATTGCTTGTGGGTAACAATTGCATGGGGATTTTTCTTtaggattttgttttatttcactTTGTTATTgggaagtaaaaataaaagaaggtaATAATAAGTTAggtataaatattataataatgttaTTGAAGATAACTTTTTaatactactttttttttgttgttgttgttggtaatATTCATTGTTAGTTGGTTTTATAAATTTGGGTTTTAGGTGTAAAGGTGTTATtgcaatttgaaaatttaatagAAGGCTATAATTTCATGGCTTGATGAATGGGCTTTTAATTCTTTTGCCCCCACATTTCCTAAGATATGTTATATGACTATATATTGTATacttaaaacaataatatttttatgaattttatgttttaactattcattattttatttatctgtCTTATAAATCAGCTCAATAGAATTTGTCGTATAAAAGTCAAATTTCAATAAAAGACCTCAAGTATATTTAATAAAACTAGCTTTTGCATGCATTACATGTGCCTATTGTGTGATCCGCGTATATTTCGTGCACCATGCGTGTATCCCTAGTTACttgagtaaaaaaaatatttcaaattcacaaatatatTGTTGTTAAGCATGTGTTAAGTTAGTTActtagtaaaaaaaaacatttcaaattaacaaatatattgTTGTTAAGCATGTGTTAAGTTAATATATACatctagttttaaaaaaaaggtgggTGCAAGCTCAAAAAATGATCATattaatttcaacaaaattGATAGTTAAATTCAAAAATGTTGGGCATTATTTGAACTTAGAAAAGTTTGTTTAAGAGACAATTACTATgaattttctaagaaaaaaaaggattatTTATATACCTATATTTACTTTTAGTAACTTTTGAAAAAAGGATGTATATTGTCGAATTCATTCATTAAGGAAAAGTTTTGGGAGTCTGGAACCTAAAGGGTATAgaatgttaataaaaatttcaaaacgatatatgaatttttattttaaccaaaagggCGAAAACAGCGATGTCGTTCGccggaaaaagtaaaatcgctgcaatagcagtaatttacaaaatttgattcttttttttaaagagcAATTTCCGAAATAAGCAGCgatttctttaactttttttttttaatttgaaattaaagaaaaaaaattaagagcaAATCGTGCAAGtgcaattttttgttttatattttttaaaaaattttgtactacttattttaaaaaatcattaaaaagtttttattttggaataagtagtagaaaaatttaaaattaaaatttctaaaaaaaaattaaaattttattttaaaagttttaaaaataatatgtttttttgaattaattttttttaaaaaaattgatttaaaaaaaatacaaaaagaatttgGAGATAAATCGCTGCACTTGCAGCGATTTGCTcttaatttctcattttttttaatttcaaataaaaaataaaaaaattaaagaaatcgcTGCTTAGGCAgtgatttattaaaaaatattaatttttttttaaaaaaaaattaaattttgcaaATCACTGCtattgcagcgattttgctttttccggcGAGCGAAATCGCTACTCTTCTAGCGATTTTAcccttttggttaaaataaaagttcatataccgttttgaaatttttttaacattttataccctttaggctccggactcgAAGTTTTAAACAGTATAAGCAATATGTCGAatgtaaaaataatgaatactacatttttcttttaagatttttttgcTTGTTATGGGAAGTAAACAAGAAAAGGTAATAATAAGCTAGAGATAATATCATAGTAATGTACTCAAAGATAATTTCAgtacttaatttttctttttgtaatttattacaTATTATTGATTTTTGGTATGTAAATTAAATAAGTGGAAAGTATTTCCTATGTTCTATTTATACAATTAAGaataccaaaaaatatttttttctcttaattaagAGTGATATAATAATTTGTTGCAATTATACCTTTATCATTTTGtaactattttaaaaacttattaatgGAGTACTGTTTATACAATGTATAATATACTGTCAAATGTCAATGTATAAAACTTAAGGGGCTATTTAATTGATGAGATTATAAAGAtaataactttgaaataaaatatgatatatatatatatatataaattattagaagaaaatatgaTATCTACATTAATTTTGTTAATAGTTCACCAATTATGTTCTTTCTTATTCAAAAGTTTCCAATTCTACACCtcattaattattatcattagaGATGGTAGTGGAGTTACAAATACTTTTTCATCACTAATAAGATATCTCGAATTCGAGTTGCGTTACTGCTTCCCCTCATATTGGAACTTACCGAGAGcgaattcaaatttattcaacATTATATCGAAAGCAAAATTTCTATTCCTTCCCTATAATTGAAAGAATTTTcttgttcattatgtttatcTATGTTCATACTACACAATTTGAATTATCATGGACAGCTTTCACTTTCCAATAGCTTATTTATGTTTCAACATATGTGACCTTTGCTTGTTGAATGTgcgaaattaggtcttaggtcTAAACTTACATCTTATaaagagtccacccatctcattaatcaccgaaggtgggacttttgtcattctttaataccccacctcacgcccagtgcttAGAATCTGGTGCGTGGACAATTTGATTTTGGGGGTCCCAACATCAGGTGAGATTGACcctgctctaataccatgtgaaattaggtcttaagTCCAACTCACAcctcaaaagctagctcaaagggaggatgattgtccaagccttataaggagtccacccatctcattaatcaccgatgtgagacttttgttATTCCTTAACAGAATGTTTAATTGTAAATAATTTCTGGATCAAAGATTACATAAACCCAATTAATTAGCCCACAGGACCAGCTTTACCATgacctaatttaattaattagacgATCatcttaaatataattaaagaacCAATTAATCAAACCAAACTCTAACAAATCAACAACATATGCatgttgaaatatttgaaatttagttGGACAAGAGTGGAGTACTAGTCATGTGGAGAAAGAGTGCAAGTTTAAAACATATATGCATGTTGACACCCTAGATGAAAGATTTTGTGTTCAAGTCCAGCTTGAGATAAAATTCGTGAAAATACAATATTCAAAAGTATCTTCGAatacattattataatattatgtcTAGCTTATTTATTACctccttttatttttacttcccAATAacaaagtgaaataaaataaaatcctaTAGGAAAATCCCCATGCAATTGTTACCCACAAACAAATCCATTTGTTCAGTTGAGTTATCCCTTGTTGCACCAATATATCTGCGCCACTCGTGAAACAAGTGGAACTTGTTATCGTTACGTTCAATGTTTCGCTTATATTGTCCAATAATTTCTCCTTTATTGAATTCGGTAAATCCCCCAATTGGCTGTTATCGAACAACTGAACCCCACGAACGAAGCATTTCGTGGGGTCTTTGAATTCGTTCAGCAACACTGCTTCATATGGGTATTTCACGAGGGAGAGGTAATGAAACCATATCCAGTACGATGGGATCCTATCGCGATTCATGTAGAATCCACTGAAGAGGAGGAAGTATCCGAGTAATGCAACTACGATTGTGTAACCGATCATGACATGAGGAACGACACTAGAGAGGAAAGTGACGAATGAATTCCCCGCCCAGATTGAAGCTAGAACGACAGAGAAGTAGAACAAAAAGCCCGAAGCTCCACCGTCTAGGCCAACAGCCCAGAAAGTCAGGGCTGCGAACGATAGGGAGAGGATTATCAATGATGGTAGCGAAACCAAAGCGTGAGAGAGGCAATACGATGATCTCCGATAAGCATTGTAAGCTGTTTCCCTCATGAAAATGTACCTCTCGTGAATGAAAACGGGCAACGCCTCCGCGCATATATAGTAAGTTGTTGACACTGCGAATGCTATAAACCCAAGGCGTTCCCATATGCCTTTAGGGGAATTGTCGAGCCGCCAGAAAATGGTTGAGAGGATAAAACCCGTAACCATTACTGCACTGAAACGGACGAAGAAAATCTCCGGCATACGCCATGAGTTTGTGAATGAACGCTTTGACAGTACTGCCATTTCGGTCCATATTGGATTTGCAAAAGTAGGAACCATAGACGTAGGATTAGTAGCACCAGAAACCAATTTTCCTCTGGAAATGCTCGCACTTATTGCTTCCTTTAGTGATAGATCATATATTGTCGATGTTGTTGAACAACTTTTCCATTTTCGGTTGAATTCAACTAAATTATTTGTTCCATCAGGTGTGCCATCGAGTTCGCGGATTAAATCAAGGGCAAACTCTGTTCTGTTCTCGTTTTCTGGAATTGGATGACCAAAATCAGTGAAAAATTGGGGCAAATTGAA
This genomic window contains:
- the ABCG9 gene encoding ABC transporter G family member 9, with product MSKIVAQNVSPLRDCVPLYDRRQTVEMSSPTFAQLLNNVGDHVAGGETETPVHRVLTMQPPNSIPFVLSFSNLTYSVTVRRKNIFPAMSRGLTEEAPVTRTKVLLHDISGEARDGELLAVLGASGSGKSTLIDALANRIAKESLKGEMKLNGEKLHTKLLKVISAYVMQDDLLYPMLTVEETLMFSAEFRLPRTLSKSKKKSRVQALIDQLGLRNAAKTIIGDEGHRGVSGGERRRVSIGIDIIHDPIILFLDEPTSGLDSTSAFMVVKVLQRIAQSGSIVIMSIHQPSNRILSLLDRLIFLSHGQTVYSDSPFNLPQFFTDFGHPIPENENRTEFALDLIRELDGTPDGTNNLVEFNRKWKSCSTTSTIYDLSLKEAISASISRGKLVSGATNPTSMVPTFANPIWTEMAVLSKRSFTNSWRMPEIFFVRFSAVMVTGFILSTIFWRLDNSPKGIWERLGFIAFAVSTTYYICAEALPVFIHERYIFMRETAYNAYRRSSYCLSHALVSLPSLIILSLSFAALTFWAVGLDGGASGFLFYFSVVLASIWAGNSFVTFLSSVVPHVMIGYTIVVALLGYFLLFSGFYMNRDRIPSYWIWFHYLSLVKYPYEAVLLNEFKDPTKCFVRGVQLFDNSQLGDLPNSIKEKLLDNISETLNVTITSSTCFTSGADILVQQGITQLNKWICLWVTIAWGFSYRILFYFTLLLGSKNKRR
- the ABCG8 gene encoding ABC transporter G family member 8 translates to MSRIVAQNVSPVRDCVPLYDRRQTVEMSSPTFAQLLNNVGDDVTGDETGGSVHQILTMELPLQQSIPFVLSFSNLTYSVRVRRKNIFPAMSGRRNRTDEPRCTRTKVLLNDISGEARDGELLAVLGASGSGKSTLIDALANRISKDSLKGEMKLNGEPLHSKLLKVISAYVMQDDLLYPMLTVEETLMFSAEFRLPRTLSKSKKKSRVQALIDQLGLRNAAKTIIGDEGHRGVSGGERRRVSIGIDIIHDPIILFLDEPTSGLDSTSAFMMVKVLQRIAQSGSIVIMSIHQPSYRILGLLDRLIFLSRGQTVYSGSPFNLPQFFADFGHPIPENENKTEFALDLIRELEGSPNGTSSLVEFNRKWKNSSTTSTIYDLSLKEAISASISRGKLVSGAANPTSMVPTFANPIWIEMAVLSNRSFTNSWRMPEIFAVRFGAVMVTGFILATLFWRLDDSPRGVRERIGFFAFAMSTTYYTCAEALPVFIHERFIFMRETAYNAYRRSSYCLSHALVSIPSLIFLSLSFAALTFWAVGLDGGASSFLFYLSVVLASFWAGNSFVTFLSCVIPHVMIGYVIVVAIFAYYLLFSGFFLNRDRIPSYWIWFHYISLVKYPYEAVLQNEFKDPMKCFVRGIQLFDNSPLGDVPISLKEKLLDSISNTLNVRITSSTCVVTGADILVQQGITQLNKWNCLWVTIAWGFFFRILFYFTLLLGSKNKRR